From a single Paenibacillus sp. FSL R5-0345 genomic region:
- a CDS encoding cellulose biosynthesis cyclic di-GMP-binding regulatory protein BcsB codes for MMMKKQMVILLTCLSLFLIQMNIAAAEAPPKDTRLTYTTSFTGTDTALKGSSTKQQYFEVMDYWNVDEIRINLHFQISQITKEQISSVTLTLNGSPFYTFRPSLKNNGEQQLVLQAPKELLKKGTNTLGIQGYLQSSNTDELSCTVDYDYDNWLRLFNTSSINVLYTPKPLTGGISDFSDRFSGIDTLTKNQSILTVPDKSTGAELESATYALSGLVKGNTLDNRTIPMLPYRSDAVKNKAAVVLVAMYDRVPNALKAQLSTSEDLSTHALLQLVNKDTQPTLVVTSKDENLLIKAGRFVANQELLGQISSDLKVVDDATEVSAPPLSISSNITFTETGDKLTGARHQEQTYFVSLPSNRSIADSGRIRFDFRYAQNLDFDRSLMTVSINNTPIGSKKLTKELANGDKLELPVPQNLNISGNFTVTVAFDLELKGAGCTLDKDQTPWAYISKDSVMRLNTKDRTELLFNNYPYPFIRDGIYNQVAVVLPQEMDDYAYLSLSNVFNLLGKYASGNTGNIQFYTDSVSADHLKNNNIIAIGAYKNNKIIRDHNDKLYFQYNGSGSAIRSNEKMSIEEQYGAQIGTLQLIESPFEAGRGLLAVTAVDSEEYYLATKLIATERDKWKVFGDGVIVDKDGNVNAHRFKIITGAAEDSVVKKIAERTDVLSFIIVIVLVLTLVILSLILLLRKHMKKRGDKRET; via the coding sequence ATGATGATGAAAAAACAAATGGTTATACTGTTGACCTGCCTCTCTCTTTTTCTAATTCAAATGAATATTGCAGCCGCCGAGGCCCCGCCTAAGGATACAAGATTAACATACACAACCTCTTTCACGGGGACGGATACTGCGCTAAAGGGTTCGAGTACTAAGCAGCAATATTTTGAGGTTATGGATTATTGGAATGTGGATGAGATCAGAATTAACCTGCACTTTCAAATTTCGCAAATTACCAAGGAGCAGATTTCTAGCGTTACCTTAACGCTAAATGGCAGCCCATTCTATACATTTAGACCCTCTCTAAAGAACAACGGTGAACAACAGCTGGTCCTTCAAGCCCCCAAAGAGCTTCTGAAAAAGGGGACCAATACGCTTGGTATTCAGGGCTATTTACAGTCGAGCAATACAGATGAGTTATCTTGTACTGTCGATTATGATTATGATAATTGGCTTCGTCTGTTTAATACATCCAGCATTAACGTATTGTATACGCCAAAGCCTTTGACTGGTGGGATCAGTGACTTTAGCGATCGTTTCTCTGGAATAGATACCTTAACGAAGAATCAGAGTATTCTGACCGTACCGGATAAAAGCACAGGGGCAGAATTGGAGTCGGCTACTTATGCGCTCTCCGGGCTTGTGAAGGGGAATACATTGGACAATAGAACGATTCCAATGCTTCCCTACCGGTCAGATGCGGTGAAGAATAAAGCTGCGGTTGTGCTGGTAGCTATGTATGACCGAGTACCAAATGCGCTAAAGGCTCAGCTAAGCACCTCTGAAGATTTAAGTACACATGCATTACTGCAGTTAGTGAATAAGGATACTCAGCCCACACTAGTCGTAACCTCGAAGGATGAGAACTTACTGATTAAAGCAGGCCGTTTTGTTGCGAATCAAGAGTTATTGGGTCAAATCAGCAGTGATTTAAAGGTGGTCGATGATGCTACAGAAGTATCTGCACCACCCCTTTCGATTAGCTCCAATATTACGTTTACAGAAACGGGTGATAAACTCACTGGGGCACGTCATCAGGAGCAGACCTACTTTGTTTCACTGCCCTCTAACCGCTCGATTGCAGATTCAGGCAGAATCAGATTCGATTTCCGTTATGCACAGAATTTAGATTTCGACCGTTCATTAATGACGGTCAGCATCAACAACACACCCATTGGCAGCAAGAAGCTGACCAAAGAGCTGGCGAATGGCGATAAGCTGGAGCTTCCAGTTCCTCAAAACTTGAATATTTCCGGTAATTTTACGGTGACAGTAGCTTTTGATTTGGAGCTGAAGGGTGCCGGGTGTACCCTGGATAAGGATCAAACGCCGTGGGCTTATATCAGTAAGGATTCTGTAATGCGTCTTAATACTAAAGATCGGACGGAGCTCTTGTTTAATAACTATCCGTATCCGTTCATACGTGACGGCATTTACAATCAAGTGGCAGTTGTTCTGCCACAAGAAATGGATGATTATGCATATCTGAGTTTATCTAATGTGTTTAATCTGCTTGGAAAATACGCAAGCGGTAATACAGGGAACATTCAGTTCTACACGGATAGCGTTAGCGCAGATCATTTGAAGAATAATAATATCATCGCGATAGGCGCGTACAAGAATAATAAGATTATCCGTGATCATAATGATAAGCTTTATTTTCAATATAACGGGAGCGGATCAGCGATCCGTTCCAACGAGAAGATGAGTATTGAAGAGCAATATGGAGCGCAAATCGGAACATTGCAGTTGATTGAATCACCATTTGAGGCTGGACGAGGGTTGCTTGCTGTTACGGCAGTTGACTCTGAAGAGTACTACTTGGCGACGAAGCTGATCGCAACAGAGCGGGACAAATGGAAGGTGTTTGGCGATGGGGTTATCGTGGATAA